One genomic region from Stackebrandtia nassauensis DSM 44728 encodes:
- the aspT gene encoding aspartate-alanine antiporter, which yields MWKWFTDTLVAQAELAIFLALALGFFVGKLRYKSLTLGPVTGTLLAGVAVGLCADIEIPDLVKTTAFVAFLFALGYGVGPQFFAGLKGDGVKQLILAVVSCLIGLGVVIAAAKVLGYGPGWGAGLLAGGLTQSSVIGVAGSAIEGLPGLSAKEIKTYESQIAVGYAVCYLFGTAAAAYFLSSVAPRLIGTKDLAAETHQMERDLGVAEEKDTAPAYYSVVRRTYRLTGAAVIGKSVAQVEVDALDQGHRVVFHDLRRGEELSTVTPDTVLREGDVVTIAARRADLVALDVERHWGPEVDDPRLLHYEVETLSIVITNKALVGANIGDAFADRAPKVFVNKLVRGGQTIPWSDATVIHRGDEITIQGGKEYVEAAVADLGYPNRSNDATDMSYVGAGIVVGGLIGVPTIAIAGADIGLTTSGGALIMGLVFGWLRARYPTFGKFPPAANWLMSTGGLCMFVGIVGITAGPSFVSGLKQEGLSLVFAGLVVTLLPMIICLYLGRYLFRFPTPILLGVIAGANTTTASIGAITDAAKSQVPVLGYTVPYAIGNTLLSIWGAIIIAVLA from the coding sequence ATGTGGAAGTGGTTCACTGACACCCTGGTCGCGCAGGCCGAACTGGCGATCTTCCTGGCGCTGGCCCTGGGCTTCTTCGTCGGGAAACTGCGCTACAAGTCGCTGACGCTCGGCCCGGTCACCGGGACCCTGCTGGCGGGCGTCGCGGTGGGCCTGTGCGCCGACATCGAGATCCCCGACCTGGTCAAGACCACCGCCTTCGTGGCGTTCCTGTTCGCGCTGGGCTACGGCGTCGGCCCGCAGTTCTTCGCCGGGCTCAAGGGCGACGGTGTCAAGCAGCTCATCCTGGCCGTGGTGTCGTGCCTGATCGGACTGGGCGTCGTCATCGCCGCCGCCAAGGTGCTCGGCTACGGGCCCGGCTGGGGCGCCGGGCTGCTGGCCGGGGGACTGACGCAGTCGTCGGTCATCGGTGTCGCCGGTTCGGCGATCGAGGGCCTGCCTGGGCTGTCGGCCAAGGAGATCAAGACCTACGAATCCCAGATCGCCGTGGGCTACGCCGTCTGCTATCTGTTCGGCACCGCCGCCGCGGCCTACTTCCTGTCCTCGGTCGCGCCGCGCCTGATCGGCACCAAGGACCTGGCCGCGGAAACCCACCAGATGGAGCGCGACCTCGGTGTCGCCGAGGAGAAGGACACCGCCCCCGCCTACTACTCGGTGGTGCGCCGCACCTACCGGCTGACCGGCGCGGCCGTCATCGGCAAGAGCGTCGCCCAGGTCGAGGTCGACGCCCTGGACCAGGGACACCGGGTGGTGTTCCACGACCTGCGGCGCGGCGAGGAACTGTCCACGGTCACCCCCGACACGGTGCTGCGCGAGGGCGACGTGGTCACGATCGCGGCCCGGCGCGCCGACCTGGTGGCCCTCGACGTCGAACGCCACTGGGGTCCCGAGGTCGACGACCCCCGGCTGCTGCACTACGAGGTCGAGACACTGTCCATAGTCATCACCAACAAGGCCCTGGTCGGCGCCAACATCGGCGACGCGTTCGCCGACCGGGCACCCAAGGTCTTCGTCAACAAACTGGTGCGCGGCGGCCAGACCATCCCGTGGAGCGACGCGACCGTGATCCACCGCGGCGACGAGATCACCATCCAGGGCGGCAAGGAGTACGTCGAGGCCGCCGTCGCCGACCTGGGTTACCCCAACCGTTCCAACGACGCCACCGACATGTCCTACGTCGGCGCCGGCATCGTGGTCGGCGGGCTCATCGGCGTGCCCACCATCGCCATCGCCGGTGCCGACATCGGACTGACCACATCGGGCGGTGCCCTGATCATGGGGCTGGTCTTCGGCTGGCTGCGCGCCCGGTACCCCACCTTCGGGAAGTTCCCGCCCGCCGCGAACTGGCTGATGAGCACCGGCGGACTGTGCATGTTCGTCGGCATCGTCGGTATCACCGCCGGACCGTCCTTCGTGTCCGGTCTGAAGCAGGAGGGTCTGAGCCTGGTGTTCGCCGGGCTGGTGGTGACCCTGCTGCCCATGATCATCTGCCTGTACCTCGGCAGATACCTGTTCCGGTTCCCCACCCCGATCCTCCTGGGCGTCATCGCCGGAGCCAACACGACCACGGCTTCGATCGGCGCCATCACCGACGCCGCCAAGAGCCAGGTGCCGGTACTGGGTTACACGGTGCCCTACGCGATCGGGAACACACTGTTGTCCATTTGGGGCGCGATCATCATCGCGGTCCTCGCCTGA
- a CDS encoding DUF4352 domain-containing protein, giving the protein MKPPIPVLALAAAVALLAGCGGDTPPDEAAKSASASASDDHHDHGGGDPDAPPQPTSVTLGAPVSLSGKADGEEFEVTYAVTKIDTADKADDGGKPGSGKVFVVADVEVHSYKGSHTVGPGNDDYVFSLIDKKDKEYRQSKQEVGEPLTGTVKSKKTRSGTVVFEVPESIAADGKIRLKAKGANSGDQTIIWKRS; this is encoded by the coding sequence ATGAAGCCCCCGATCCCCGTGCTCGCCCTGGCCGCGGCGGTGGCGCTGCTGGCCGGATGCGGCGGCGACACCCCGCCCGACGAGGCCGCGAAGTCCGCGTCCGCCTCGGCCTCCGACGACCACCACGACCACGGCGGCGGCGACCCCGACGCGCCGCCCCAGCCCACCTCGGTGACCCTCGGCGCACCGGTGTCACTGTCCGGAAAGGCCGACGGCGAGGAATTCGAGGTCACCTACGCCGTCACGAAGATCGACACCGCCGACAAGGCCGACGACGGCGGAAAACCCGGCTCCGGCAAGGTCTTCGTGGTCGCCGACGTCGAGGTCCACTCCTATAAGGGCAGCCACACCGTCGGCCCCGGCAACGACGACTACGTGTTCAGCCTGATCGACAAGAAGGACAAGGAATACCGACAGTCGAAACAGGAGGTCGGCGAACCCCTCACCGGCACCGTGAAGTCGAAGAAGACCCGCTCGGGCACCGTCGTGTTCGAGGTTCCCGAGTCCATCGCCGCCGACGGCAAGATCCGCCTCAAGGCCAAAGGCGCCAACAGCGGCGACCAGACCATCATCTGGAAACGGAGCTGA
- a CDS encoding FtsX-like permease family protein produces MTNTVTKKRRGVRAWIADVAMGCRFAVAGGPSGWIRAALTALGVGLGVAMLLAAASVPTVLTSMEERQESIAVGDLYGDSPIEKPGDDTALLVERWDSYRDMAVSGTEIVPEGDNPPIPPGIDKLPKPGEMYVSQPLADLLSSEEGKLLKPRLDHKIVGVIADEGLESPGDLRYYAGGENLDTAGAYRIDNFGEKFPDNPIESIFLVLLVIVAVIVMLLPVVMFVAVAVRFGGEQRDRRLAALRLIGADAAAARRIAGGESMFGAIVGLVIGAGLLVAIAQLVESLTFWDDRPFAADIVPDPFLGAIVVIAVPLVAVFATQLAMRRLIVEPLGVVRQAKPRRRRLWWRLTLVVLGVASLGQLVLTGDFRDNWLTMTLVVTGILLLLLGLAAMLPWVVEKVVSRFGAGAPSWQLATRRLQLSGGSASRAIIGVAVAAAGAVALQMLFSTIETKEMNFTGKQENQAELYAPSGKVELAEIKEKVEEVPDVKVVEAYSSIDSEQDASLIVGDCEYLSSLAKIEACAEGDVFSADETAPKPGSKLDFINYNELGVNGKPLHKPQKWTVPEYRDRVTPKNDEVYTSILATPGAVDEKILELTDQIVVFESDRANPDSIEHVRNVAAGVSQHASVTEYMSSTESETFANLRQLLLVGVIATMILIGLSMLVNTLEQLQERRRLMSLLVAFGTRRRTLAFSVLWQTAIPVACGIAAALVTGLGLGWSLIRITPYKPVIDWGNVATIAGAGAAMVLLVTLLSMPALWHMMRPNGIRTE; encoded by the coding sequence ATGACCAACACCGTGACGAAGAAGCGCCGAGGCGTCCGCGCGTGGATCGCCGACGTGGCGATGGGGTGCCGGTTCGCCGTCGCGGGCGGGCCCTCGGGCTGGATCCGGGCCGCGCTGACAGCCCTGGGCGTGGGCCTGGGAGTGGCGATGCTGTTGGCCGCGGCCTCGGTACCGACCGTGCTGACCTCGATGGAGGAGCGGCAGGAGTCGATCGCTGTCGGAGACCTGTACGGCGACAGCCCGATCGAGAAGCCCGGCGACGACACCGCGCTGCTGGTGGAGAGGTGGGATTCCTACCGGGACATGGCCGTCAGCGGTACCGAGATCGTGCCGGAGGGGGACAACCCGCCGATCCCGCCGGGGATCGACAAGCTTCCCAAGCCGGGAGAGATGTACGTTTCCCAGCCGCTGGCGGACCTGCTGTCCTCTGAGGAGGGCAAGCTGCTCAAGCCGCGGCTGGATCACAAGATCGTCGGCGTCATCGCCGACGAGGGGCTGGAGAGTCCGGGCGACCTGCGGTACTACGCCGGTGGCGAGAACCTCGACACGGCGGGCGCCTACCGCATCGACAACTTCGGCGAGAAGTTCCCTGATAACCCCATCGAATCCATCTTCCTGGTGCTGCTGGTGATCGTCGCGGTCATCGTGATGCTGCTGCCGGTGGTCATGTTCGTGGCGGTCGCGGTGCGCTTCGGAGGGGAGCAACGCGACCGGCGACTGGCCGCGTTGCGGCTGATCGGCGCGGACGCCGCCGCCGCGCGCCGCATCGCGGGCGGCGAGTCGATGTTCGGCGCCATCGTGGGGCTGGTGATCGGAGCCGGGCTGCTGGTGGCGATCGCCCAGCTGGTCGAGAGCCTCACCTTCTGGGATGACCGTCCCTTCGCCGCCGACATCGTGCCGGATCCGTTCCTGGGCGCCATAGTCGTCATCGCGGTCCCCCTGGTGGCGGTCTTCGCCACCCAACTGGCGATGCGCCGCCTCATCGTCGAACCGCTGGGCGTGGTCCGGCAGGCCAAGCCCCGCCGCCGACGGCTGTGGTGGCGCCTGACGCTGGTCGTCCTCGGTGTCGCCTCCCTGGGACAGCTGGTCCTGACGGGGGACTTCCGCGACAACTGGCTGACCATGACGCTGGTCGTGACCGGGATCCTGTTGTTGCTGCTGGGCCTCGCGGCGATGCTGCCGTGGGTCGTGGAGAAGGTGGTCTCCCGGTTCGGCGCCGGAGCGCCGAGCTGGCAGTTGGCCACCCGCAGGCTGCAACTCAGCGGCGGCAGCGCGTCGCGCGCCATCATCGGCGTCGCGGTGGCCGCGGCCGGGGCGGTCGCGTTGCAGATGCTGTTCTCCACCATCGAGACCAAGGAGATGAACTTCACCGGTAAGCAGGAGAACCAGGCGGAGCTGTACGCCCCGTCGGGGAAGGTCGAGCTGGCGGAGATCAAGGAGAAGGTGGAGGAGGTACCCGACGTGAAGGTCGTGGAGGCGTACTCCAGCATCGACTCCGAACAGGACGCCTCGTTGATCGTCGGCGACTGCGAGTACCTGTCCTCGCTGGCGAAGATCGAAGCCTGCGCCGAGGGCGACGTGTTCAGCGCCGACGAAACCGCGCCGAAACCCGGATCCAAGCTGGATTTCATCAACTACAACGAGCTGGGCGTCAACGGCAAACCGCTCCACAAGCCACAGAAGTGGACGGTCCCCGAGTACCGCGACCGGGTGACGCCGAAGAACGACGAGGTGTACACGTCCATCCTGGCGACGCCCGGGGCCGTGGACGAGAAGATCCTCGAACTGACCGACCAGATCGTGGTCTTCGAGTCGGACCGGGCCAACCCTGACTCCATCGAGCACGTCCGCAACGTCGCCGCGGGAGTGTCCCAGCACGCGTCCGTGACGGAGTACATGTCCTCGACCGAGTCGGAGACCTTCGCCAACCTGCGGCAGCTGTTGCTGGTCGGGGTGATCGCGACGATGATCCTCATCGGACTGAGCATGCTGGTCAACACCCTGGAACAGCTGCAGGAACGACGACGGCTGATGTCGCTGCTGGTCGCCTTCGGCACCCGACGCCGGACCCTGGCCTTCTCGGTGCTGTGGCAGACGGCGATCCCGGTGGCCTGCGGTATCGCCGCGGCGTTGGTGACCGGCCTGGGCCTGGGCTGGTCGCTCATCAGGATCACGCCCTATAAACCGGTGATCGACTGGGGCAACGTCGCCACCATCGCCGGAGCGGGCGCGGCCATGGTGCTGCTGGTGACGCTGCTGAGCATGCCCGCGCTGTGGCACATGATGCGCCCCAACGGCATCCGCACCGAATGA